A single Kribbella aluminosa DNA region contains:
- a CDS encoding homoserine dehydrogenase, with the protein MNTDDKPLKVGLLGCGVVGTEVVRILTEQADHLAARVGARLEIAGIAVRRAGRERDIAVDPALVTTDAQALVSRGDLDLVIEVIGGIEPARGLILTALEHGASVVTANKALLAEDGPTLFAAAEKHQRDLYFEAAVAGAIPILRPLRESLAGDDVMRVMGIVNGTTNYILDKMDSTGAGFDEALEEAQALGYAEADPTADIEGFDAAAKAALLASLAFHTRVSIADVHREGITEVTATDIASAREMGCVVKSLAICELDERTDSVSARVYPAMIPVTHPLASVRDAYNAVFVESKAAGRLMFYGRGAGGAPTASAVLGDLVSAARNRLKGVPGVGESSYTQRAVRPMGEAMTRYHVSLDVADKAGVLAAVAHAFSEHDVSIQTVRQEGRGSDAQLVVVTHTATDAALSATVESLRNMDIVREVSSVMRVEGE; encoded by the coding sequence ATGAACACTGACGACAAACCACTGAAGGTGGGCCTGCTCGGTTGCGGAGTGGTCGGCACCGAGGTGGTGCGGATCCTGACCGAGCAGGCGGACCATCTGGCAGCCCGGGTCGGTGCCCGGCTCGAGATCGCGGGGATCGCGGTCCGGCGGGCCGGCCGGGAGCGCGACATCGCGGTCGACCCGGCGCTGGTCACCACCGACGCGCAGGCACTGGTGTCGCGCGGCGACCTGGACCTGGTGATCGAGGTGATCGGCGGGATCGAACCTGCCCGCGGGCTGATCCTGACCGCGCTCGAGCACGGCGCCTCGGTCGTCACCGCGAACAAGGCCCTGCTCGCCGAGGACGGCCCGACGCTGTTCGCGGCCGCCGAGAAGCACCAGCGCGATCTGTACTTCGAGGCCGCAGTGGCCGGCGCGATCCCGATCCTGCGGCCGCTGCGCGAGTCGCTCGCCGGCGACGACGTGATGCGGGTGATGGGCATCGTCAACGGCACCACGAACTACATCCTCGACAAGATGGACAGCACCGGCGCCGGCTTCGACGAGGCACTCGAGGAGGCCCAGGCGCTCGGGTACGCCGAGGCCGACCCGACCGCGGACATCGAGGGCTTCGACGCCGCCGCGAAGGCCGCGCTGCTCGCGAGTCTCGCGTTCCACACCCGGGTGTCGATCGCCGACGTACACCGCGAGGGCATCACCGAGGTGACCGCGACCGACATCGCGTCCGCCCGGGAGATGGGCTGTGTGGTGAAGTCGCTGGCGATCTGCGAGCTGGACGAGCGGACCGACTCGGTGAGCGCCCGGGTGTACCCGGCGATGATCCCGGTCACGCATCCGTTGGCCAGTGTTCGGGACGCGTACAACGCGGTTTTCGTGGAAAGCAAGGCAGCCGGGCGGCTGATGTTCTATGGTCGTGGTGCCGGCGGCGCCCCGACGGCCAGTGCCGTCCTCGGGGATCTGGTGTCCGCCGCGCGCAACCGGCTCAAGGGTGTGCCGGGGGTCGGCGAGTCGTCGTACACCCAGCGGGCCGTGCGGCCGATGGGCGAAGCGATGACCCGCTACCACGTGTCGCTGGACGTGGCCGACAAGGCCGGTGTGCTGGCGGCGGTTGCCCACGCGTTCTCCGAGCACGACGTGTCCATCCAGACCGTCCGCCAGGAGGGCCGGGGCAGTGACGCGCAGCTGGTGGTGGTCACCCACACCGCGACCGATGCCGCGTTGTCCGCGACCGTGGAGTCCTTGCGGAACATGGACATCGTCCGTGAAGTCAGCAGTGTGATGCGGGTAGAAGGCGAGTAA
- the thrC gene encoding threonine synthase: MVHQWRGVIEEYRDRLPVSADTPVVTLGEGGTPLVAAQWLSEQTGCEVWLKVEGNNPTGSFKDRGMTVAISLAAQAGDKAVVCASTGNTSASAAAYAVRAGMLPLVVIPAGRIAKGKLAQAVVHGAKLVQIDGGFDDCLRIVRELGKNYPVALVNSVNPVRLEGQKTASFEVCDALGDAPDLHLLPVGNAGNIAAYWKGYQEYAKDKLATRTPKMWGFQAEGAAPIVRGAIVEKPETAATAIRVGNPASWTLAEAARDESGGRIDLVTDEQILTAQRDLAAREGVFVEPASAAGVAGLLLAKANGDLPGGSTVVITVTGHGLKDIDTALSHATFEEPPVTPADTDAVARIAGLA; encoded by the coding sequence ATGGTTCACCAGTGGCGTGGCGTGATCGAGGAGTACCGAGACCGGCTTCCCGTTTCGGCGGACACGCCGGTGGTCACGCTCGGCGAGGGCGGTACGCCGCTGGTGGCCGCGCAGTGGCTGAGCGAGCAGACCGGCTGCGAGGTGTGGCTGAAGGTCGAGGGCAACAACCCGACCGGCTCGTTCAAGGACCGCGGCATGACGGTCGCGATCTCGCTCGCCGCGCAGGCGGGGGACAAGGCGGTCGTCTGCGCGTCCACCGGCAACACCTCGGCGTCGGCCGCGGCGTACGCCGTACGTGCCGGAATGCTGCCGCTGGTGGTGATCCCGGCCGGGCGGATCGCGAAGGGGAAGCTCGCGCAGGCGGTCGTGCACGGCGCCAAGCTGGTGCAGATCGACGGCGGGTTCGACGACTGTCTGCGGATCGTCCGGGAGCTCGGGAAGAACTACCCGGTCGCGCTGGTGAACTCGGTGAACCCGGTGCGCCTGGAAGGGCAGAAGACCGCGTCGTTCGAGGTCTGTGACGCGCTCGGCGACGCGCCCGACCTGCACCTGCTGCCGGTCGGGAACGCGGGGAACATCGCGGCGTACTGGAAGGGGTACCAGGAGTACGCCAAGGACAAGCTGGCGACCCGGACGCCGAAGATGTGGGGCTTCCAGGCGGAGGGCGCGGCGCCGATCGTGCGCGGCGCGATCGTCGAGAAGCCGGAGACCGCCGCGACCGCGATCCGGGTCGGGAACCCGGCGTCCTGGACGCTGGCCGAGGCCGCGCGGGACGAGTCCGGCGGCCGGATCGACCTGGTCACCGACGAGCAGATCCTCACCGCCCAGCGCGACCTCGCCGCCCGCGAAGGCGTCTTCGTCGAGCCCGCCTCCGCGGCAGGTGTCGCCGGCCTCCTCCTCGCCAAGGCCAACGGCGACCTCCCCGGCGGCTCCACGGTGGTCATCACCGTCACCGGCCACGGCCTGAAGGACATCGACACCGCCCTCAGCCATGCAACGTTCGAAGAACCACCGGTGACCCCCGCAGACACCGACGCCGTCGCCCGCATCGCCGGCCTGGCCTGA